In Garra rufa chromosome 15, GarRuf1.0, whole genome shotgun sequence, a single genomic region encodes these proteins:
- the LOC141287348 gene encoding macrophage-expressed gene 1 protein-like, which produces MESRVFCLLVLCTCISICNLQPLIRPSNGLNLCRINSSLTALEVLPGGGWDNLRNMDMGRVMNLTFSQCQTTEDGVYLIPDEVFVIPQKVSAVETNSEIIMSWTEQTSSTSSSINVEASFFKVLNGKFSKENQRIKTHQVRDRSATARVEVRNHLYTVKAYPDFILDVRFARQAEEIAGAIQNNQIRLANYLSEKLILDYGTHVITSVDAGATLVQEDYLKTSYVSNSQSDKSSITASAGLNFFKKIKFEIGVSVSQKNDETSGYEGNITYSVTESHGGALFYPGITLQKWQESTLNNLVAIDRSGLPIHYFLNPATLPELPLTIVDKLAVFVSQAAERYYKVNTIPGCVSPDSPYFNFQANVDDESCDGSVTNLNFGGTYQRCTPLTSDGNVICNEQAQKNPATSDYSCPQQYNTTLLRSETAESGYKNYECQKKCRSCGFLGLRKCCDDTCADVYRVRRAKVDIYWCSTTQKTPSTSGSLFGGLYGPSLQNPFTKSFSCPPNFSAQRFLSNGIKVCLSNDYVAAKKSSVPFGGFFSCQSGNPLANGQNRCPPQFSQHLVAVSDGCQILYCVQSGVFSGGQLKPVRLPPFTSPPLVGMIEKGSIAVMTEDNVTWVKMEKEDSWVMANPEEISDMTRTFVRSGGEKAGVTYCLLALMIALMVLGHFF; this is translated from the exons ATGGAGTCAAGAGTCTTCTGTCTGCTGGTGCTCTGCACCTGTATCAGCATTTGCAACCTTCAACCACTGATTCGTCCCAGTAATGGACTCAATTTGTGTCGCATAAACTCAAGTTTGACAGCGCTGGAGGTTCTACCAGGAGGAGGTTGGGATAACCTGCGCAACATGGACATGGGCCGGGTGATGAATCTGACCTTTTCCCAGTGTCAGACCACAGAAGATGGTGTCTATCTCATTCCAGATGAAGTCTTTGTCATTCCACAAAAAGTGAGTGCAGTAGAAACAAACTCTGAGATCATCATGTCATGGACAGAACAGACAAGCTCCACTTCAAGCTCCATCAATGTGGAGGCTTCTTTTTTTAAGGTACTTAATGGAAAATTCTCTAAAGAAAATCAACGTATAAAGACCCACCAAGTGAGAGACAGATCTGCAACAGCACGAGTTGAA gtccgTAACCATCTGTACACTGTAAAGGCGTATCCTGACTTCATTCTGGATGTCCGCTTTGCTCGACAGGCAGAGGAAATCGCAGGGGCTATTCAAAACAATCAAATACGTCTAGCAAATTACCTGTCAGAGAAACTTATTCTTGATTATGGTACCCACGTCATTACAAGTGTTGATGCTGGTGCCACTTTGGTGCAAGAAGACTATTTAAAAACATCTTATGTCTCTAACAGTCAGTCAGACAAGTCTTCTATTACTGCATCGGCAGGGCTGAACTTCTTTAAgaaaattaaatttgaaattgGTGTCAGTGTATCCCAAAAAAATGATGAAACCAGTGGTTATGAGGGTAACATCACATATTCTGTAACTGAGAGCCATGGAGGAGCTTTATTCTACCCAGGCATCACTCTGCAGAAGTGGCAAGAGAGTACGCTCAATAATCTGGTGGCTATTGACCGATCCGGTCTGCCGATCCACTATTTTCTTAATCCAGCGACATTACCAGAGCTCCCACTAACGATAGTAGATAAATTAGCGGTGTTTGTTTCTCAGGCTGCAGAGCGATACTATAAAGTAAATACCATTCCAGGGTGTGTAAGTCCAGATTCCCCATATTTCAACTTCCAGGCAAATGTAGACGATGAATCCTGTGATGGTTCAGTCACCAATCTTAACTTTGGTGGAACTTACCAACGATGCACTCCACTGACATCAGATGGAAATGTTATCTGTAATGAACAGGCACAGAAAAACCCAGCTACCAGTGATTATTCTTGCCCTCAGCAGTACAACACCACCCTGTTACGCTCTGAGACTGCAGAAAGTGGCTATAAAAATTATGAGTGCCAAAAAAAATGTCGTTCATGTGGTTTCTTAGGATTACGTAAATGTTGTGATGATACGTGTGCTGATGTTTACCGTGTCCGTCGTGCAAAGGTGGACATCTACTGGTGTTCCACAACACAGAAAACCCCTTCCACCTCTGGATCCCTTTTTGGAGGGCTATATGGGCCATCTTTGCAGAATCCATTTACCAAATCTTTCAGCTGTCCTCCTAATTTCTCTGCTCAAAGATTTTTGTCTAATGGAATTAAGGTTTGTTTGAGCAATGATTATGTGGCAGCAAAAAAATCCTCTGTGCCATTTGGTGGTTTCTTCAGCTGCCAATCTGGCAACCCTCTCGCAAATGGTCAAAACCGCTGTCCACCTCAGTTCAGCCAACATCTTGTTGCCGTCAGTGATGGCTGTCAGATTTTGTACTGTGTCCAGTCTGGTGTATTCAGTGGTGGTCAGTTAAAACCTGTCCGCCTCCCACCATTCACAAGCCCACCGCTGGTTGGCATGATTGAGAAAGGGTCTATAGCTGTAATGACAGAAGACAATGTTACCTGGGTGAAAATGGAAAAAGAAGATTCTTGGGTAATGGCAAATCCTGAAGAAATTAGTGATATGACCAGAACATTTGTGAGGTCTGGAGGAGAAAAGGCTGGTGTAACCTATTGTCTGCTAGCTCTTATGATTGCTCTTATGGTGttaggacattttttttaa
- the LOC141287347 gene encoding perforin-1-like — MMETNRCVFHVFLCISLILTHWETSSACQPGSHDECEKAPFVPGYNLAGEGFDIVEMRRKGAFLINVKSHMDNGTCTICKNRFQGGQMQKLPSAVLDWRPFSRCSKQLSSALHHSVDSLMKSSTSLINKWELDLSLDEVGKAILGGSRSDMAKFAQSQNAMDKSTFALHEFSCTYYSYRVTDHPELSSEFSKHLRKLPTQYDVKSKPLYRRTIDTYGTHYIRQVHLGGRVRRLTAFQICIATLMGFSETDIKNCLNIELKIKLGFLSANALFPNKCSQILKDNMGMGFYQSFMTQKTEVLGGEKYFPDVVLNQSPAEAYENWKTSLHNNPEVISYTISPLYHLVAHPEVSANLKNAIREYIEENMLSINDKENQRCSQTPNLDHSCCPMRAGRGKLKVFVDRATGMNEDYFSATDGFVKIWYNGIYKETEVVINNNDPVWNTWIGFGSIEFGHELIFEVWDSDVNFNDFVGRCVVRPERGNHSDSCPLQRGIFYFRYSAFCDAHLTGPRCSQYSPQT; from the exons ATGATGGAGACAAATCGCTGTGTTTTCCATGTGTTTCTCTGCATTTCTCTGATCTTGACACACTGGGAAACGAGTTCAGCTTGCCAGCCAGGTTCTCATGATGAATGTGAAAAAGCTCCATTTGTGCCTGGTTACAACCTGGCGGGCGAAGGCTTTGATATTGTCGAGATGCGCCGTAAAGGTGCGTTTTTAATAAATGTCAAGTCACACATGGACAACGGCACTTGTACCATTTGCAAGAACCGCTTTCAGGGAGGGCAGATGCAGAAACTTCCCTCAGCCGTGCTGGACTGGCGTCCTTTCAGCCGCTGTAGCAAACAGCTTTCTAGTGCTCTTCATCATTCTGTTGACTCCCTAATGAAGAGTTCAACCTCGCTCATCAATAAATGGGAACTGGACCTTAGTCTGGATGAAGTAGGAAAAGCGATTTTGGGAGGGAGCCGTTCAGATATGGCTAAATTTGCCCAATCTCAGAATGCAATGGATAAGTCAACATTTGCCCTCCATGAATTCAGCTGCACATATTATAG TTACAGAGTTACAGACCACCCAGAACTCAGCTCTGAATTCTCAAAACATCTCCGGAAGCTTCCAACACAATATGATGTCAAATCAAAACCTCTGTATCGAAGGACTATAGATACATACGGCACTCACTACATACGACAAGTCCATCTGGGAGGGCGTGTGAGGCGGCTCACAGCTTTTCAAATTTGTATTGCAACCCTGATGGGCTTCTCTGAGACCGATATCAAGAACTGTTTGAACATTGAGTTAAAGATCAAATTAGGGTTCTTGTCGGCTAATGCTTTGTTTCCTAACAAATGCTCTCAAATCCTTAAAGATAATATGGGCATGGGATTCTACCAGAGCTTCATGACACAAAAGACAGAGGTACTGGGAGGTGAGAAATACTTTCCAGACGTTGTTTTAAACCAAAGCCCAGCCGAAGCATATGAAAACTGGAAAACGAGCTTGCATAACAATCCTGAAGTCATATCATATACAATTTCCCCTCTCTATCATCTGGTGGCTCATCCTGAGGTTAGTGCTAATTTGAAGAACGCAATAAGAGAGTATATAGAAGAGAACATGCTTTCTATAAATGACAAGGAGAATCAAAGATGCTCACAAACACCAAATCTGGACCACAGCTGCTGTCCTATGAGAGCCGGCCGTGGCAAGTTAAAAGTGTTTGTGGATAGGGCCACAGGCATGAATGAAGATTACTTCTCAGCCACCGATGGTTTTGTGAAAATCTGGTACAATGGCATTTATAAGGAGACTGAGGTGGTTATAAACAATAATGATCCAGTATGGAACACTTGGATTGGTTTTGGATCAATTGAGTTTGGTCATGAACTCATATTTGAGGTTTGGGACAGTGATGTAAATTTTAATGACTTTGTGGGGAGATGTGTGGTCAGACCTGAGCGTGGAAATCATTCCGATAGCTGTCCGTTACAGAGAGGCATCTTTTATTTCAGGTACTCGGCTTTTTGTGATGCTCATTTGACAGGCCCCAGGTGTAGCCAATATTCACCACAAACTTAA